The following proteins come from a genomic window of Achromobacter deleyi:
- the coaE gene encoding dephospho-CoA kinase (Dephospho-CoA kinase (CoaE) performs the final step in coenzyme A biosynthesis.) encodes MFKIGLTGGIGSGKSRVADMLGEWGASVVDTDEIARALTAAGGAAMPAIEREFGPDALTPAGALDRDWMRERAFADPQVRLRLEAILHPAIGHETERQAEAARGAYLVFVVPLLVESIGRWRDRVDRICVVDCDPDTQVARVQSRSGLTDSAIRRIMAAQAARADRLDVADDVIDNGGATSPEQLRAQAKTLHDRWLELAATTGRQAPGLAGTPE; translated from the coding sequence ATGTTCAAGATCGGTCTGACAGGGGGCATCGGCTCGGGCAAATCGCGCGTGGCCGACATGCTGGGCGAATGGGGCGCGTCGGTGGTCGATACCGACGAGATCGCGCGCGCGCTGACCGCGGCCGGCGGCGCCGCGATGCCCGCCATCGAACGCGAATTCGGGCCCGACGCGCTGACGCCGGCCGGCGCCCTGGACCGCGACTGGATGCGCGAGCGCGCGTTCGCCGATCCGCAGGTCCGCCTGCGCCTGGAAGCCATCCTGCACCCGGCCATCGGCCACGAAACCGAACGCCAGGCCGAGGCCGCGCGCGGCGCGTATCTGGTGTTCGTGGTGCCGTTGCTGGTCGAGTCGATCGGGCGCTGGCGCGACCGTGTCGACCGCATCTGCGTGGTCGATTGCGATCCCGACACCCAGGTGGCCCGCGTGCAGTCGCGCAGCGGGCTGACGGACTCAGCCATCCGGCGTATCATGGCGGCACAGGCTGCGCGGGCGGACCGGCTCGACGTCGCGGACGACGTCATCGACAATGGCGGCGCGACCTCGCCGGAGCAATTGCGCGCGCAGGCGAAGACCCTGCATGATCGCTGGCTCGAGCTGGCGGCCACGACGGGCCGGCAAGCCCCGGGCTTGGCCGGCACCCCTGAATAA
- a CDS encoding prepilin peptidase: MTLWHVLPVPLAAFIALAALAGLLVGGWLTRVTYRLPRMMEREWQAQCQEAAGHARPATDAGLLTPAAHCPSCEAPVTGWRRLPLLGWLALRGRCAACGAPIGWRYPAIESITCILFAACAWRFGATPIALCAMGLSAALVALAWIDLESTLLPDAITLPLAWAGLLVNLFDAFTPLSMAVVGAVAGYLFLWVIFHAFRLLTGREGMGYGDFKLLAALGAWFGVGALPMLLLGASVVGVVVGGALTLSGRASRGQALPFGPYLALAGVAVLLLGGEQGLGWLLH; this comes from the coding sequence ATGACGCTGTGGCATGTCCTACCGGTGCCGCTGGCGGCGTTCATCGCGCTGGCCGCGCTGGCCGGCCTGCTGGTCGGCGGCTGGCTGACGCGGGTGACCTACCGCCTGCCGCGCATGATGGAACGCGAGTGGCAGGCGCAGTGCCAGGAGGCGGCGGGCCATGCCCGGCCGGCGACGGACGCCGGCCTGCTGACGCCGGCCGCGCATTGCCCGAGCTGCGAGGCGCCGGTGACTGGCTGGCGCCGCCTGCCGCTGCTGGGCTGGCTGGCGCTGCGCGGCCGCTGCGCCGCGTGCGGCGCCCCGATCGGCTGGCGCTACCCCGCCATCGAGTCGATCACCTGCATCCTGTTCGCCGCCTGTGCCTGGCGTTTCGGCGCCACGCCCATCGCGTTGTGCGCCATGGGACTGTCGGCGGCGCTGGTGGCGCTGGCCTGGATCGACCTGGAATCGACCCTGCTGCCGGACGCGATTACGCTGCCGCTGGCCTGGGCCGGCCTGCTGGTGAATCTGTTCGACGCCTTCACGCCGCTGTCGATGGCGGTGGTGGGCGCGGTGGCCGGCTACCTGTTCCTGTGGGTTATCTTTCATGCATTCCGCCTGCTGACCGGCCGCGAAGGCATGGGCTACGGCGATTTCAAGCTGCTGGCGGCGCTGGGGGCCTGGTTCGGCGTCGGCGCCTTGCCGATGCTGCTGCTGGGCGCGTCGGTGGTCGGCGTGGTGGTGGGCGGCGCCCTGACGCTCAGCGGCCGGGCCAGCCGCGGCCAGGCGCTGCCGTTCGGCCCGTACCTGGCGCTGGCGGGCGTGGCCGTGCTGCTGCTGGGCGGCGAGCAGGGCCTGGGATGGTTGCTGCATTGA